A stretch of the Brachyhypopomus gauderio isolate BG-103 unplaced genomic scaffold, BGAUD_0.2 sc49, whole genome shotgun sequence genome encodes the following:
- the LOC143487644 gene encoding uncharacterized protein LOC143487644 isoform X1 — translation MATMEERALVKLGSELEKLGRQIERLLEKQAELTQEKTRLEAARDAAYSAVSTPSSRRLSATAILTRAPGWERQRGRGRQPASSPLPQPDFSSANPFEVLSSGSSTSPSPAPAPKKNKGGILVIGDSITRHLKVDLPGAKRNPTVSCFPGARVLDVARRLPSALKQRDDFGTVVLHVGAVDTFARRSEILKDHYRSLLDTARKKTWLRDTCGSVGVDYVDNWESFRERPSLYRRDGLHPSRIGSAVLSRNIEDVLRRA, via the exons ATGGCTACCATGGAGGAACGGGCTCTCGTCAAGCTCGGCTCGGAGCTGGAGAAGTTGGGTCGACAGATCGAGCGTCTTCTGGAGAAGCAAGCGGAGCtcacccaggagaagaccaggctcgaggccgcccgcgacgctgcctactcggccgtctccactccctcgtcACGGCGGCTCAGCGCGACCGCCATCTTGACCCGTGCTCCAGGCTGGGAGCGCCAGCGAGGACGCGGAAGGCAGCCGGCGTCGTCACCCCTACCTCAGCCGGACTTCTCCTCTGCGAACCCGTTCGAGGTGCTCAGCTCCGGGTCCTCCACCTCgccctcaccagcgccggcacCAAAGAAGAATAAAGGCGGTATCCTCGTTATCGGCGACTCGATTACACGACACTTGAAGGTCGATCTGCCAGGCGCAAAGAGAAACCCCACTGTGTCCTGTTTTCCAGGCGCTCGTGTCCTGGACGTGGCCAGGCGGCTTCCCTCGGCGCTGAAGCAGCGAGATGACTTCGGCACCGTCGTCCTTCACGTGGGGGCTGTCGACACCTTCGCCCGGCGCAGCGAGATCCTGAAGGACCACTACCGCTCGCTTCTGGACACCGCACGGAAGAAGAC ctggctccgggacacctgtGGCAGCGTCGGCGTGGACTACgtcgacaactgggagagtttccgTGAGCGTCCGtcactctaccgccgagatggacttcaccccagtcgcataggctcggcagtcctctcccggaacatcgaggacgtgctacgccgagcctga
- the LOC143487644 gene encoding uncharacterized protein LOC143487644 isoform X2 — translation MATMEERALVKLGSELEKLGRQIERLLEKQAELTQEKTRLEAARDAAYSAVSTPSSRRLSATAILTRAPGWERQRGRGRQPASSPLPQPDFSSANPFEVLSSGSSTSPSPAPAPKKNKGGARVLDVARRLPSALKQRDDFGTVVLHVGAVDTFARRSEILKDHYRSLLDTARKKTSARLVVSGPLPTFRRGCELFSRLFCLHSWLRDTCGSVGVDYVDNWESFRERPSLYRRDGLHPSRIGSAVLSRNIEDVLRRA, via the exons ATGGCTACCATGGAGGAACGGGCTCTCGTCAAGCTCGGCTCGGAGCTGGAGAAGTTGGGTCGACAGATCGAGCGTCTTCTGGAGAAGCAAGCGGAGCtcacccaggagaagaccaggctcgaggccgcccgcgacgctgcctactcggccgtctccactccctcgtcACGGCGGCTCAGCGCGACCGCCATCTTGACCCGTGCTCCAGGCTGGGAGCGCCAGCGAGGACGCGGAAGGCAGCCGGCGTCGTCACCCCTACCTCAGCCGGACTTCTCCTCTGCGAACCCGTTCGAGGTGCTCAGCTCCGGGTCCTCCACCTCgccctcaccagcgccggcacCAAAGAAGAATAAAGGCG GCGCTCGTGTCCTGGACGTGGCCAGGCGGCTTCCCTCGGCGCTGAAGCAGCGAGATGACTTCGGCACCGTCGTCCTTCACGTGGGGGCTGTCGACACCTTCGCCCGGCGCAGCGAGATCCTGAAGGACCACTACCGCTCGCTTCTGGACACCGCACGGAAGAAGACGTCGGCCAGGCTTGTTGTCTCCGGTCCGCTTCCAACATTCCGGCGAGGGTGCGAGTTGTTTAGccgtcttttctgtctccacagctggctccgggacacctgtGGCAGCGTCGGCGTGGACTACgtcgacaactgggagagtttccgTGAGCGTCCGtcactctaccgccgagatggacttcaccccagtcgcataggctcggcagtcctctcccggaacatcgaggacgtgctacgccgagcctga
- the LOC143487659 gene encoding uncharacterized protein LOC143487659, with translation MEEADGGVLGEDMWGVTYTHERVCVLKGSSVQLSCSYKYPAGRTVRKSFWYVKWPGADPVDVRQEKGYYGRVQYRNNSQNTCSMTLTHLSKSDAHTYKFRFYTDDSTGKFTGEPGVTLSVTGLTVTVSDGRDVKNLMCSSTCVLSNNPTYIWFRNGQPVSNHNTRDLRVSDSSDDAGSYSCAIRGHEELRSPAVCVSKDSGQMSCWSVTYSVSTICALNGSSLDLHSYFTFPNNKKVTKSFWYINWSGAEPVDVRQEEGYYGRVQYRNNSQNTCSMTFTHLRESDAHTYKFRFYTDDSTGKFTGEPGVTLSVTGLTVTVSDGRGVKNLMCSSTCALSNNSTYIWFRNEQRMSDCTSVSCSVPADRCADRYSCGVEGHENITSPAVYPPRNTSTVVVPSGERVEGGSVTLTCSSDANPPVLNYSWFKQRAAADTLLGTGQNYSITNISSQHSGLYYCTAHNQLGQHNSTTALLDVLYPPRVPSVTDRVSGDLITLLCYSDSNPISTYTWYRKTGSDVIPIGNGTSLTLNASTVGPFYCEVKNRFGSSNSTEWPFTSGTVWAGRSSYTG, from the exons ATGGAAGAGGCAGACGGTG gtgtgctgggtgaAGACATGTGGGGTGTGACTTACACtcatgaacgtgtgtgtgttctcaaagGATCATCTGTTCAGCTCTCCTGTTCCTACAAATACCCTGCAGGACGCACAGTGAGAAAGTCATTCTGGTACGTTAAGTGGCCTGGTGCTGACCCTGTGGATGTGAGACAGGAAAAGGGGTATTATGGGAGAGTGCAGTATAGAAATAACTCCCAGAACACCTGTAGTatgacactcactcacctgagcaAGAGTGACGCTCACACATATAAGTTCAGATTCTACACTGATGATTCTACAGGTAAATTCACTGGTGAACCTGGAGtcactctgtctgtcacag GTCTAACGGTTACAGTGTCAGACGGACGTGAtgtaaagaacctgatgtgtagCTCCACCTGTGTTCTGTCCAACAACCCCACCTACATCTGGTTCAGGAACGGACAACCTGTAtccaaccacaacacacgtGACCTGCGTGTGTCTGACAGTAGTGATGATGCAGGCAGCTACTCCTGTGCTATAAGAGGACATGAGGAGCTCCGTTCTCCTGCTGTCT GTGTTTCTAAAGACTCAGGTCAGATGAGCTGCTGGAGTGTGACTTATTCTGTCTCAACTATCTGTGCTCTGAATGGCTCATCACTGGATTTACACAGTTACTTCACTttccctaataataagaaggtGACAAAGTCATTCTGGTACATTAACTGGTCTGGTGCTGAGCCTGTGGAtgtgagacaggaagaggggtaTTATGGGAGAGTGCAGTATAGAAATAACTCCCAGAACACCTGTAGTATGACATTcactcacctgagagagagtgacGCTCACACATATAAGTTCAGATTCTACACTGATGATTCTACAGGTAAATTCACTGGTGAACCTGGAGtcactctgtctgtcacag GTCTAACGGTTACAGTGTCAGATGGACGTGGtgtaaagaacctgatgtgtagCTCCACCTGTGCTCTGTCCAACAACTCCACCTACATCTGGTTCAGGAACGAACAGCGAATGTCTGACTGCACATCCGTCTCCTGCTCTGTACCTGCAGACAGATGTGCAGACAGATACAGCTGTGGTGTTGAAGGACATGAGAACATCACCTCTCCTGCAGTGT ATCCCCCTAGAAACACCAGCACAGTGGTGGTTccctctggagagagagtggagggaggttcagtgactctgacctgcagcagtgatgcaaaccctcctgttctcaactactcctggtttaagcagagagcagctgcagacacactgctgggaacaGGCCAGAACTACAGCATCACCAACATCAGCTCCCAGCACAGTGGACTCTACTACTGCACCGCTCACAACCAGCTAGGACAGCACAACTCCACCACCGCCCTGCTGGACGTGTTAT ACCCTCCCAGAGTCCCGTCTGTTACTGACCGTGTGTCTGGGGACTTGATCACCCTGCTGTGCTACAGTGACTCCAACCCCATCAGCACTTACACCTGGTACAGgaagacaggaagtgatgtcataCCTATTGGAAATGGCACCAGTTTAACTTTAAATGCAAGTACAGTTGGACCTTTCTACTGTGAGGTGAAGAATCGCTTTGGATCATCCAATTCAACAGAATGGCCCTTCACATCAGGTACGGTGTGGGCTGGGCGGAGTTCCTACACTGGTTAG